Part of the Dendropsophus ebraccatus isolate aDenEbr1 unplaced genomic scaffold, aDenEbr1.pat pat_scaffold_2048_ctg1, whole genome shotgun sequence genome is shown below.
AAAGAGGTTGGTTAGGGGGCTCACACTTCTTCAGTCAAGATATGGCTTATGAAAAACGGTCATTCGTTGGGGATGATTAGTTGGATAGAATTTTATAAACTATTATTTCatcgtatatgtatatgtcagtatagtTTCTATGCTTTTGTTTCCTTTGATAACCCTATTCTTTGTTTGCCTCTTTTATTATATTTAAACTTCATTTTAATAAAGGTGCTCTAATGAACCTATAATCTTAGAAGAATCGTTACCTGGAACTAGTTAACACATAGTGGGTGTAGTCTTAAATGTAACCTATGTAAGGTGTCCCGGCAGTATAATTCAATGTGTGATGGCAGTCTACTTTGATTAAATTTCGATAAAGGAGTGATGACAGAGGAAGGTCCAGTGTGACCTTGCAAGCTCTAATCCAGAATTTTAGCCCGGGGATTTTGACTTGGATCCTTGATACATGAATAGAAGGATAAATGGGGCCTTGGTATAATTTTTATCCCAAGGTCTGTGGGTTGGGAAGTAACAGTTCTAACCAAAGAGCTTGTCCTGGCATAGGCTGTCTTAAAAtacacttctataaaaaaatatatatatatttttatataaaatattagCACTCTACATCTCTAAATATTCACATTTTTCCCACATTTTATCCAGCAACATAaatgtaatggaagacttgaatcAAACATTTCATGGAAGATTCGTCCTTCTTGGTCTGACTACTGTTCCATATCTTCAGATCATATTCTTTCTTATATTTCTGCTGatgtatataataacattgtcAGCGAATGTTCTACTCGTCATTGTGGTGACTATAAACTCCAAGCTACAGACGCCCATGTACTTCTTTCTGTGCAATCTCTCTATTATTGACATCTGCTTCTCCTCCACAATTGTCCCCCATATTCTCAGAAATACAATCTCCAAGGACAGAAGTATTTCTCTGGTAGCATGTGCACTTCAAATGTTTTTCCATTTGGCGTTCGGAGCCACTGAGTGCGTAATACTTGCCATCATGGCTTATGATAGATTTGTAGCCATTTGTAAACCTTTGCACTATAGAAACATCATGGGCAAGAAATTGTGCTGCTGTTTAGCTGCTGGTTCATGGAGTTTTTGCTTCATGAAATCAG
Proteins encoded:
- the LOC138775782 gene encoding olfactory receptor 5AR1-like, which produces MEDLNQTFHGRFVLLGLTTVPYLQIIFFLIFLLMYIITLSANVLLVIVVTINSKLQTPMYFFLCNLSIIDICFSSTIVPHILRNTISKDRSISLVACALQMFFHLAFGATECVILAIMAYDRFVAICKPLHYRNIMGKKLCCCLAAGSWSFCFMKSALHVVLTFQLPYCRSHYVNHFFCEMPPFFQLSCKDTWLNEIAMYISAGMIASCSFILTLISYIHIISTILKIRSSQGRKKAFSTCVSHLTVVLLYYGTIMIVYLRPHSKYSSEIDKTVSILYTVVTPILNPIIYSMRNKDVKGTIGMKLFKQSLDH